A window from Psychrobium sp. MM17-31 encodes these proteins:
- a CDS encoding DNA translocase FtsK: protein MESTSTHSSPKQPITGMQRVLEASIVTSTLLSLYLLLALYSFDAGDAAWTQTASDELAKNWMGNAGAYLADILFVSVGVLAYSLPFLLAGLGYVLFKAHHKLREIDFFTMGLRFIGFFLTAFGVLATASINFDDIHQAFSAGGIVGDIIANAMLPNFNFIGTTLLLICFIATGLTLMTGIGWMQVVERTGGVVVAVVMWIVKGIASLLNTTEDKEQTSADDSAEFDADADKATEQSQTAERDHQLGDIQIDEPSTEPSFSIGNSSNSRVEAEIDDHEDMPSFSASRDDDIDLSMYQRPPEKAASESDIADGKSDGVSGEELSNDQLAQAIAAVQPKVVEVPEKRGTIDGLPPVRRATTPLPTLDLLDMPKKLANPIAQEDLDRVSRLVEAKLLDFNITATVVDVFPGPVITRFELDLAPGVKVSKISGLSKDLARSLSALSVRVVEVIPGKSVIGLEIPNENREVVYLRENLACDKFQHSESALTMVLGKDIAGMPVVVDLGKMPHLLVAGTTGSGKSVGVNAMILSLLYKSTPEQVRLIMIDPKMLELSVYEGIPHLLAEVVTDMKEAANALRWCVGEMERRYKLLSAVGVRNLKGYNAKVKAAIEAGEPLTDPLWKPGDSMDETAPLLETLPSIVVVVDEFADMIMIVGKKVEELIARIAQKARAAGIHLILATQRPSVDVITGLIKANIPTRIAFQVSSRVDSRTILDQQGAEQLLGQGDMLYLPPGTGVPTRVHGAFVDDHEVHKVVDDWKLRGKPNYIDAILSGESNEQILLPGEAAEGDEENDEFYDEAVAFVTETRRGSISSVQRKFKIGYNRAARLIEQMEAAGVVSSPGHNGTREVLAPPPPKA from the coding sequence ATGGAAAGTACCTCAACGCATTCTTCTCCTAAGCAACCAATTACTGGTATGCAACGGGTTTTAGAGGCAAGTATTGTTACCTCGACCCTGCTATCACTGTATCTTTTATTAGCGCTTTATAGTTTTGACGCTGGTGATGCCGCGTGGACGCAAACCGCCAGTGATGAGCTGGCAAAAAACTGGATGGGTAATGCCGGTGCCTATCTCGCCGATATTCTATTTGTTAGCGTCGGTGTTTTAGCATACAGCTTACCATTTTTACTCGCTGGTCTTGGCTATGTGCTGTTTAAGGCGCATCACAAATTACGTGAAATCGATTTTTTTACCATGGGACTGCGTTTTATCGGTTTCTTCTTAACCGCCTTTGGTGTGTTGGCCACTGCGAGTATTAATTTTGACGACATTCATCAGGCGTTTTCTGCTGGAGGAATTGTCGGCGATATTATTGCCAACGCGATGTTGCCTAATTTTAATTTCATTGGCACCACCTTATTGCTTATCTGCTTTATTGCCACTGGCTTGACGTTGATGACGGGTATTGGCTGGATGCAAGTGGTTGAGCGCACTGGCGGCGTTGTAGTCGCTGTTGTTATGTGGATTGTCAAAGGTATTGCCAGCCTATTGAACACCACAGAAGATAAAGAGCAAACATCGGCTGATGATAGCGCTGAATTTGACGCTGACGCAGATAAGGCAACTGAGCAGAGCCAAACAGCTGAGCGTGATCATCAGTTAGGTGACATTCAAATTGATGAACCATCAACTGAACCAAGTTTCTCAATTGGTAACTCATCAAACAGTCGTGTTGAAGCAGAAATTGACGATCACGAAGACATGCCGTCATTTAGTGCATCGCGCGACGACGATATTGATTTAAGTATGTATCAACGTCCGCCTGAAAAAGCCGCATCCGAATCAGACATCGCTGATGGCAAATCAGATGGAGTGTCGGGCGAAGAGTTGTCTAACGACCAACTGGCACAAGCTATTGCTGCTGTGCAACCAAAAGTGGTAGAAGTGCCTGAAAAACGCGGCACTATCGATGGCCTGCCGCCAGTACGTCGCGCAACAACACCGTTGCCAACACTAGATTTATTAGATATGCCAAAGAAGCTGGCTAATCCTATTGCTCAAGAAGACTTAGATCGCGTATCACGCTTGGTTGAAGCCAAACTACTGGACTTTAATATCACAGCAACTGTGGTTGATGTGTTCCCTGGCCCTGTTATTACTCGATTCGAACTCGATTTAGCACCCGGCGTGAAGGTAAGTAAAATCTCTGGCTTGTCAAAAGATTTAGCTCGCTCATTATCTGCACTTAGCGTGCGTGTCGTGGAAGTTATTCCGGGTAAGAGCGTTATTGGTCTAGAAATTCCAAATGAGAATCGCGAAGTTGTTTATCTGCGTGAAAACCTCGCTTGCGACAAGTTCCAACATTCAGAATCTGCCCTCACCATGGTATTGGGTAAAGATATCGCTGGTATGCCAGTAGTAGTGGATTTAGGTAAAATGCCGCACTTATTGGTTGCTGGTACTACGGGCTCGGGCAAATCTGTTGGTGTAAACGCGATGATTTTATCATTGCTTTACAAATCAACGCCTGAGCAAGTGCGCCTCATTATGATTGACCCGAAAATGCTTGAACTATCGGTATATGAGGGTATTCCGCATCTACTTGCTGAAGTCGTAACTGATATGAAAGAAGCCGCTAATGCGCTGCGTTGGTGTGTGGGTGAAATGGAACGTCGTTACAAGCTGTTATCAGCGGTTGGCGTACGTAATCTCAAAGGTTATAACGCAAAAGTTAAGGCGGCAATAGAAGCTGGCGAGCCACTTACCGATCCACTGTGGAAACCAGGCGATAGCATGGATGAAACAGCGCCACTGCTGGAAACGCTGCCAAGTATTGTTGTCGTGGTGGATGAATTTGCCGACATGATCATGATAGTTGGTAAGAAGGTAGAAGAGCTAATCGCTCGTATCGCGCAAAAAGCCCGTGCTGCTGGTATTCATCTTATTCTTGCAACACAGCGTCCATCGGTGGACGTTATTACTGGTCTTATTAAAGCGAATATTCCAACCCGTATCGCCTTCCAAGTTTCATCGCGAGTTGATTCACGAACGATTTTAGATCAGCAGGGTGCTGAGCAACTACTCGGTCAAGGTGACATGCTTTACCTACCACCGGGTACTGGCGTGCCAACGCGTGTTCACGGTGCTTTTGTGGATGATCATGAAGTACACAAAGTGGTAGATGATTGGAAATTGCGCGGCAAACCAAATTATATCGACGCTATTTTATCAGGTGAATCGAACGAGCAAATACTGTTACCTGGTGAGGCGGCCGAAGGCGACGAAGAAAACGATGAGTTTTACGATGAAGCCGTGGCCTTTGTTACAGAAACACGTCGTGGCTCCATTTCTAGCGTACAGCGCAAATTTAAAATTGGTTACAATCGCGCAGCGCGTTTAATCGAACAAATGGAAGCTGCTGGTGTCGTAAGTTCACCGGGCCATAATGGCACACGCGAAGTTTTAGCGCCACCACCACCGAAAGCCTAA
- the lrp gene encoding leucine-responsive transcriptional regulator Lrp: protein MELDRIDKNILRELQNDGRISNVELSKRVGLSPTPCLERVKRLERSGVIKQYTALLDPAAVDASLLVYVEIKLHRSSADVFDRFNAAAQQLDTILECHLVSGDFDYLLKTRVSDMSTYRGVLNETLLSLPDIKDSRTYVVMEEVKYSTNLPISH from the coding sequence ATGGAACTTGATCGCATCGATAAAAACATTCTTCGTGAGTTACAAAATGATGGCCGAATTTCTAATGTTGAGCTGTCAAAACGGGTAGGGTTGTCGCCAACTCCTTGCCTAGAGCGCGTCAAACGCTTAGAGCGTAGCGGTGTGATAAAGCAATATACCGCCTTGTTAGATCCCGCTGCCGTCGATGCTTCTTTATTAGTTTATGTGGAAATTAAACTTCATCGTTCTAGCGCTGATGTGTTTGATCGTTTTAATGCCGCTGCTCAGCAATTAGACACTATTTTAGAATGTCATTTGGTGTCGGGCGATTTCGACTATCTGTTGAAAACACGTGTATCGGACATGTCCACTTACCGCGGCGTGTTAAATGAAACGTTATTGTCATTGCCGGATATCAAGGACTCACGCACCTATGTAGTGATGGAAGAGGTTAAATATTCCACAAACTTACCAATATCCCACTAA
- the ald gene encoding alanine dehydrogenase has protein sequence MHIGVPKEIKNHEYRVGMVPASVRELIQNGHSVVVETNAGTGIGFSDEDYTAVGATIAGTAKEIFDAADMIVKVKEPQPVECAMLREGQILFTYLHLAPDLPQTEALIKSKAVCIAYETVTDRNGGLPLLAPMSEVAGRMSIQAGAQALEKSNSGRGMLLGGVPGVEPAKVVVIGGGMVGNNAAQMAVGLGADVTILDRNIDTLRRLNVQFGNTAKVLYSTADTLEKEVLAADLVIGGVLIPGAAAPKLVTKEHIAAMKAGAAIVDVAIDQGGCIETSKATTHQEPTYIVDDVVHYCVANMPGAVPRTSTFALNNATLPYIIELANKGYKEALSSNQDFLNGLNVIDGKITCESVAVAHGMDYVAPEVAIA, from the coding sequence ATGCATATCGGTGTACCAAAAGAAATAAAAAATCACGAATATCGCGTAGGCATGGTTCCAGCAAGTGTTAGAGAACTTATTCAAAACGGCCACAGCGTAGTTGTTGAAACTAACGCTGGTACTGGCATCGGCTTCTCAGACGAAGACTACACAGCAGTTGGCGCAACTATCGCTGGCACTGCGAAAGAAATCTTCGATGCAGCTGACATGATTGTAAAAGTAAAAGAACCACAACCTGTTGAGTGTGCAATGTTACGCGAAGGTCAAATTCTATTTACTTACCTTCACCTTGCCCCAGACTTACCGCAAACTGAAGCGCTAATTAAATCTAAAGCAGTTTGTATCGCTTACGAAACAGTGACTGATCGCAACGGCGGTCTACCACTATTAGCACCTATGTCAGAAGTTGCTGGCCGCATGTCTATTCAAGCTGGCGCACAAGCCCTTGAAAAATCAAACTCTGGTCGCGGCATGCTATTAGGTGGCGTACCTGGTGTTGAGCCAGCTAAAGTAGTTGTAATCGGCGGCGGTATGGTTGGTAACAACGCAGCGCAAATGGCAGTCGGTTTAGGTGCTGACGTAACTATCTTAGATCGCAACATCGACACGCTACGTCGTCTAAACGTTCAGTTTGGCAACACGGCTAAAGTGCTTTACTCAACGGCTGACACGCTAGAAAAAGAAGTATTAGCAGCTGATTTAGTTATCGGTGGCGTATTAATCCCAGGTGCTGCAGCACCTAAACTAGTGACTAAAGAGCACATCGCAGCAATGAAAGCTGGCGCAGCTATCGTTGACGTTGCAATCGACCAAGGCGGTTGTATTGAAACATCAAAAGCAACGACTCACCAAGAGCCGACTTACATCGTTGATGACGTTGTTCACTACTGTGTTGCTAACATGCCTGGTGCTGTGCCACGTACTTCTACGTTCGCACTTAACAATGCAACGTTACCGTACATCATCGAGTTAGCGAACAAAGGCTACAAAGAAGCCCTTTCTTCTAATCAAGATTTCTTAAACGGTCTAAACGTAATCGATGGCAAAATCACTTGTGAAAGTGTAGCTGTTGCTCACGGCATGGACTACGTTGCACCAGAAGTTGCTATCGCTTAA
- the trxB gene encoding thioredoxin-disulfide reductase, whose product MSEVKHCQLLILGSGPAGYTAAVYAARANLKPVLVTGIQQGGQLTTTTEVENWPGDANDLTGPVLMERMKEHAEKFDTEIVFDHINKVDFSKRPFTLKGDNQVFTADAVILATGASAKYIGLPSEEEFMGRGVSACATCDGFFYRGKEVAVVGGGNTAVEEALYLANIASKVHLVHRRDTFRSEKILTDRLMDKAENGNIQLHLNSTLQEVVGDQMGVTGVKLEGTNGNSDSELAVDGVFIAIGHQPNTGIFEGQLEMENGYLKVQSGLQGNATQTSVEGVFAAGDVFDQHYRQAITSAGSGCMAALDAERFLDAQ is encoded by the coding sequence ATGAGTGAAGTAAAACATTGCCAGCTATTAATTTTAGGCTCTGGTCCAGCAGGTTACACTGCAGCAGTATACGCAGCACGTGCTAACTTAAAACCAGTACTAGTAACAGGTATTCAACAAGGTGGTCAGCTAACCACAACAACTGAAGTTGAAAACTGGCCTGGCGATGCCAACGATTTAACCGGTCCCGTATTAATGGAGCGTATGAAAGAGCACGCTGAGAAATTTGATACTGAAATCGTATTCGATCACATCAACAAAGTTGATTTCTCAAAGCGTCCATTCACGCTAAAGGGTGATAACCAAGTATTTACCGCTGATGCTGTTATCTTAGCAACAGGTGCATCGGCTAAATACATCGGTTTACCATCTGAAGAAGAATTTATGGGTCGCGGCGTTTCAGCTTGTGCAACTTGTGATGGTTTCTTCTACCGCGGTAAAGAAGTTGCTGTAGTTGGTGGTGGTAACACTGCTGTTGAAGAAGCGCTTTACCTTGCTAACATCGCCTCAAAAGTACACTTAGTTCACCGTCGTGATACCTTCCGTAGTGAAAAAATCTTAACAGATCGCTTAATGGACAAAGCTGAAAACGGCAACATCCAATTACACCTAAACTCAACGCTGCAAGAAGTTGTTGGCGACCAAATGGGCGTAACAGGCGTTAAACTTGAAGGCACTAATGGTAATTCTGACAGTGAATTAGCGGTAGACGGTGTATTCATCGCTATCGGCCACCAGCCAAACACAGGTATTTTCGAAGGCCAACTAGAAATGGAAAACGGCTACCTGAAAGTACAATCTGGTCTACAAGGCAATGCAACACAAACGTCTGTTGAAGGCGTATTTGCTGCTGGTGATGTATTCGATCAACACTACCGCCAAGCAATTACTTCAGCTGGCAGTGGTTGTATGGCAGCATTAGATGCTGAACGTTTCCTAGACGCGCAATAA
- the aat gene encoding leucyl/phenylalanyl-tRNA--protein transferase, which produces MSQLTLLDPTNIEFPPVHFALSEPDGLLAAGGDLTDARLVNAYKNGIFPWFNEEDPIMWWSPSQRCVIDCREFHISRSLAKFIRKTPLRVTINHAFEEVIHQCRQPRKDGLGTWIDNKMTQAYTQLHQQGKAQSVEVWQDNELVGGLYGVSMSNVFCGESMFSLKPNGSKIALLALSKFLLAHNISLIDCQIENPHLISLGAKLIQRDEFITFINKQTSSTINWQPQELTIV; this is translated from the coding sequence ATGAGTCAACTCACACTTTTAGATCCAACGAATATTGAATTTCCACCAGTGCATTTCGCACTGTCTGAGCCAGATGGTCTGTTAGCAGCTGGTGGCGACCTCACCGATGCCCGGCTAGTGAATGCTTATAAAAATGGAATTTTTCCGTGGTTTAATGAAGAAGATCCTATTATGTGGTGGTCTCCAAGCCAGCGCTGCGTCATTGACTGTCGAGAATTCCACATTAGCAGGTCACTTGCTAAGTTTATTCGTAAAACTCCATTACGAGTAACAATCAATCATGCCTTTGAAGAAGTCATACACCAGTGCCGTCAACCGCGAAAAGATGGTCTCGGTACCTGGATAGATAACAAAATGACACAGGCCTATACTCAGCTGCACCAACAAGGAAAAGCACAGAGTGTTGAAGTATGGCAAGACAACGAGCTCGTTGGCGGCTTATACGGTGTGTCGATGAGTAATGTGTTTTGTGGTGAGTCGATGTTTTCACTTAAACCCAATGGTTCGAAAATTGCCCTACTTGCGCTGAGTAAATTTCTGTTGGCCCACAATATCTCCCTCATTGACTGCCAAATAGAAAATCCGCATTTAATATCGCTTGGCGCCAAACTCATCCAGCGAGACGAATTTATCACCTTTATTAATAAACAAACATCAAGCACTATCAATTGGCAACCGCAGGAGCTCACCATTGTCTGA
- a CDS encoding arginyltransferase — protein sequence MSELEQLTLGLTQSNDCSYLPGESERLLVVYPNEQINSYIYQQLMERGFRRGGNDAYRPHCEHCRACQSIRINVDDFTPSKSQKRVLNKAKHITSRWVTEPSQDYFALYSKYISLRHSDGSMYPPQLSALETFTKCNWLNIGFLESYDGDKLIGVAVTDILGNGLSAVYTFFDPDYEALSLGKVHILRQIEQSRKLGLQYLYLGFQIDDCKAMNYKQQYRPNERYIDNRWIKYKN from the coding sequence TTGTCTGAGTTAGAACAATTAACCCTCGGCCTAACCCAATCAAACGATTGTAGCTATTTACCTGGTGAGTCAGAGCGCTTATTGGTGGTTTATCCCAATGAGCAAATCAACAGCTATATTTATCAGCAACTCATGGAACGTGGATTTAGGCGTGGGGGCAACGATGCTTATCGCCCCCATTGTGAGCATTGCCGAGCCTGTCAGAGCATTCGCATAAACGTCGATGATTTTACGCCGAGTAAGAGTCAAAAGCGGGTGTTAAATAAAGCCAAACATATTACCAGTCGATGGGTCACCGAGCCATCACAAGACTATTTTGCGTTATATAGTAAATATATTAGTCTGCGTCATAGCGACGGTAGTATGTACCCTCCTCAATTAAGTGCCCTTGAAACCTTTACCAAATGTAATTGGCTTAATATTGGCTTTTTGGAATCTTATGATGGCGACAAACTCATCGGCGTCGCTGTCACTGACATATTAGGGAACGGCTTATCAGCGGTTTATACCTTCTTCGACCCAGACTACGAAGCATTATCTCTCGGCAAAGTTCATATCTTGCGGCAAATCGAGCAATCCCGAAAACTAGGTTTGCAATACCTTTACTTAGGCTTTCAAATCGATGACTGTAAAGCGATGAATTACAAGCAACAATATCGTCCAAATGAGCGCTACATCGACAATAGATGGATTAAATACAAAAATTAG
- the infA gene encoding translation initiation factor IF-1, giving the protein MAKEDNIEMQGTVLDTLPNTMFRVELENGHVVTAHISGKMRKNYIRILTGDKVTVQLTPYDLTKGRIVFRAR; this is encoded by the coding sequence ATGGCAAAAGAAGACAACATCGAAATGCAAGGTACCGTGTTAGATACACTGCCTAATACCATGTTCCGCGTAGAATTAGAGAATGGTCATGTTGTGACAGCTCATATTTCTGGCAAAATGCGTAAAAACTACATCCGTATTTTGACTGGCGATAAAGTAACAGTTCAATTAACGCCATACGATCTTACTAAAGGTCGCATCGTATTCCGTGCGCGTTAA